A region of Channa argus isolate prfri chromosome 8, Channa argus male v1.0, whole genome shotgun sequence DNA encodes the following proteins:
- the gabra5 gene encoding gamma-aminobutyric acid receptor subunit alpha-5 isoform X1: MSGWLLSSQQMTKPRRSPKSGMGNGMCYNFAMRRLWFCVLLVSITCRLSLSQDVTPKETELNDNITIFTRILDGLLDGYDNRLRPGLGEKVTEIKTNIFVTSFGPVSDTEMEYTIDVFFRQSWKDERLCFKGPMEMLPLNNLLASNIWTPDTFFLNGKKSIAHNMTTPNKLLRLKDDGTLLYTMRLTISAECPMQLEDFPMDAHACPLKFGSYAYPVSEVVYTWTQGAAKSVVVAEEGSRLNQYHLIGQTAGTEDIYTSRGQYTVMMAHFYLKRKIGYFVIQTYMPCFMTVILSQVSFWLNRESVPARTVFGVTTVLTMTTLSISARNSLPKVAYATAMDWFIAVCYAFVFSALIEFATVNYFTKRSWAWDGKKAMEAQQPKKKDPLALSKKPNNTCSTGVNYTANLTKDASISTISNSTAVQLKPSEAKAPDPKKTYNSVSKIDKMSRIVFPVLFGTFNLVYWATYLNREPVIKGAV, from the exons GAATGGGCAATGGAATGTGCTACAACTTTGCAATGAGACGTCTgtggttctgtgtcttgcttGTGAGCATCACCTGCCGTCTGAG CCTGTCCCAGGATGTGACCCCCAAAGAGACTGAATTAAATGACAACATTACCATCTTCACCCGCATCCTTGACGGACTGCTGGATGGTTATGACAACAGACTCCGTCCTGGCCTGGGAG AAAAGGTGACGGAGATCAAAACCAACATCTTTGTTACCAGCTTTGGTCCAGTGTCTGACACTGAGATG GAATACACTATCGATGTGTTCTTTCGTCAGAGCTGGAAAGATGagagactttgttttaaaggcCCAATGGAGATGCTTCCTCTGAATAACCTCTTGGCCAGTAACATCTGGACCCCCGACACCTTCTTTCTCAACGGTAAAAAATCCATCGCCCATAATATGACTACACCTAACAAGCTGCTGCGGCTGAAGGATGATGGGACTCTTCTCTACACCATGAG ACTGACTATATCAGCAGAATGCCCCATGCAGCTGGAGGATTTCCCGATGGATGCTCACGCTTGTCCCCTTAAATTTGGAAGCT ATGCATATCCAGTCTCGGAGGTGGTCTACACGTGGACTCAAGGAGCAGCCAAGTCGGTGGTGGTGGCAGAGGAAGGCTCTCGGCTCAATCAGTATCATCTGATCGGGCAGACCGCAGGGACAGAGGACATCTACACCAGCCGAG GTCAATACACcgtgatgatggctcacttttATCTGAAGAGGAAAATCGGTTATTTTGTCATCCAGACCTACATGCCTTGCTTCATGACTGTAATCCTGTCACAAGTTTCTTTTTGGCTCAATCGAGAGTCTGTGCCAGCACGAACCGTTTTtg GTGTAACCACGGTGCTGACCATGACCACGCTGAGCATCAGTGCACGAAACTCACTTCCTAAAGTGGCTTATGCTACTGCCATGGACTGGTTCATTGCCGTCTGCTATGCCTTTGTCTTCTCTGCCCTCATTGAATTTGCCACAGTAAACTACTTCACCAAAAGAAGCTGGGCCTGGGATGGAAAAAAGGCAATGGAGGCCCAACAGcccaag AAAAAAGACCCTTTGGCTTTGTCTAAAAAGCCAAACAACACTTGTTCAACTGGTGTGAATTACACAGCCAACCTTACAAAGGACGCATCCATCTCCACCATTTCAAATAGCACAGCTGTTCAGCTCAAACCCTCTGAAGCCAAGGCCCCCGACCCTAAAAAGACTTACAACAGTGTGAGCAAGATTGACAAGATGTCCAGGATAGTGTTTCCGGTGCTGTTTGGGACCTTCAACCTGGTGTACTGGGCCACATATCTCAATAGGGAACCAGTGATCAAAGGAGCCGTGTAA
- the gabra5 gene encoding gamma-aminobutyric acid receptor subunit alpha-5 isoform X2, which translates to MGNGMCYNFAMRRLWFCVLLVSITCRLSLSQDVTPKETELNDNITIFTRILDGLLDGYDNRLRPGLGEKVTEIKTNIFVTSFGPVSDTEMEYTIDVFFRQSWKDERLCFKGPMEMLPLNNLLASNIWTPDTFFLNGKKSIAHNMTTPNKLLRLKDDGTLLYTMRLTISAECPMQLEDFPMDAHACPLKFGSYAYPVSEVVYTWTQGAAKSVVVAEEGSRLNQYHLIGQTAGTEDIYTSRGQYTVMMAHFYLKRKIGYFVIQTYMPCFMTVILSQVSFWLNRESVPARTVFGVTTVLTMTTLSISARNSLPKVAYATAMDWFIAVCYAFVFSALIEFATVNYFTKRSWAWDGKKAMEAQQPKKKDPLALSKKPNNTCSTGVNYTANLTKDASISTISNSTAVQLKPSEAKAPDPKKTYNSVSKIDKMSRIVFPVLFGTFNLVYWATYLNREPVIKGAV; encoded by the exons ATGGGCAATGGAATGTGCTACAACTTTGCAATGAGACGTCTgtggttctgtgtcttgcttGTGAGCATCACCTGCCGTCTGAG CCTGTCCCAGGATGTGACCCCCAAAGAGACTGAATTAAATGACAACATTACCATCTTCACCCGCATCCTTGACGGACTGCTGGATGGTTATGACAACAGACTCCGTCCTGGCCTGGGAG AAAAGGTGACGGAGATCAAAACCAACATCTTTGTTACCAGCTTTGGTCCAGTGTCTGACACTGAGATG GAATACACTATCGATGTGTTCTTTCGTCAGAGCTGGAAAGATGagagactttgttttaaaggcCCAATGGAGATGCTTCCTCTGAATAACCTCTTGGCCAGTAACATCTGGACCCCCGACACCTTCTTTCTCAACGGTAAAAAATCCATCGCCCATAATATGACTACACCTAACAAGCTGCTGCGGCTGAAGGATGATGGGACTCTTCTCTACACCATGAG ACTGACTATATCAGCAGAATGCCCCATGCAGCTGGAGGATTTCCCGATGGATGCTCACGCTTGTCCCCTTAAATTTGGAAGCT ATGCATATCCAGTCTCGGAGGTGGTCTACACGTGGACTCAAGGAGCAGCCAAGTCGGTGGTGGTGGCAGAGGAAGGCTCTCGGCTCAATCAGTATCATCTGATCGGGCAGACCGCAGGGACAGAGGACATCTACACCAGCCGAG GTCAATACACcgtgatgatggctcacttttATCTGAAGAGGAAAATCGGTTATTTTGTCATCCAGACCTACATGCCTTGCTTCATGACTGTAATCCTGTCACAAGTTTCTTTTTGGCTCAATCGAGAGTCTGTGCCAGCACGAACCGTTTTtg GTGTAACCACGGTGCTGACCATGACCACGCTGAGCATCAGTGCACGAAACTCACTTCCTAAAGTGGCTTATGCTACTGCCATGGACTGGTTCATTGCCGTCTGCTATGCCTTTGTCTTCTCTGCCCTCATTGAATTTGCCACAGTAAACTACTTCACCAAAAGAAGCTGGGCCTGGGATGGAAAAAAGGCAATGGAGGCCCAACAGcccaag AAAAAAGACCCTTTGGCTTTGTCTAAAAAGCCAAACAACACTTGTTCAACTGGTGTGAATTACACAGCCAACCTTACAAAGGACGCATCCATCTCCACCATTTCAAATAGCACAGCTGTTCAGCTCAAACCCTCTGAAGCCAAGGCCCCCGACCCTAAAAAGACTTACAACAGTGTGAGCAAGATTGACAAGATGTCCAGGATAGTGTTTCCGGTGCTGTTTGGGACCTTCAACCTGGTGTACTGGGCCACATATCTCAATAGGGAACCAGTGATCAAAGGAGCCGTGTAA